In the Sphingomonas sp. LM7 genome, one interval contains:
- a CDS encoding class I SAM-dependent methyltransferase, which produces MSDTVSFGYEDVAPEEKTARVREVFSNVAAKYDLMNDAMSGGLHRLWKDLFVRRVKPRAGEHILDMAGGTGDIAFRMAPSGAQITVADINPEMLAVGVERAAERGIDGLVWSEANAETLIWPDKFFDAYTIAFGIRNVTDIPKALREAHRVLKRGGRFYVLEFSTTEWPGFGQVYDAYSHHLVPKLGQLLAGDADSYRYLIESIRRFPPMPEFEAMIRDAGFTQTKVEPLLGGLVAIHSGWKI; this is translated from the coding sequence ATGTCCGACACCGTCTCCTTCGGCTACGAAGACGTCGCCCCCGAGGAAAAGACCGCCCGCGTCCGCGAGGTCTTCTCCAACGTCGCCGCCAAATACGACCTGATGAACGACGCGATGTCGGGCGGGCTGCATCGGCTGTGGAAGGACTTGTTCGTCCGCCGCGTGAAGCCACGCGCCGGCGAGCATATCCTCGACATGGCCGGCGGCACCGGCGACATCGCCTTCCGCATGGCGCCTTCGGGCGCGCAGATCACCGTCGCCGACATCAATCCCGAGATGCTGGCGGTCGGCGTCGAGCGCGCCGCGGAGCGCGGCATCGACGGTCTGGTGTGGAGCGAGGCGAACGCCGAGACGCTGATATGGCCCGACAAGTTCTTCGACGCCTATACGATCGCCTTCGGCATCCGGAACGTCACCGACATCCCCAAGGCGCTCCGCGAGGCACACCGCGTATTGAAGCGCGGCGGCCGCTTCTACGTGCTCGAATTCTCGACCACCGAATGGCCCGGCTTCGGCCAGGTCTATGACGCCTATTCGCACCACCTCGTCCCCAAGCTCGGCCAGCTGCTCGCAGGCGACGCCGATTCGTATCGCTATCTGATCGAATCGATCCGCCGCTTCCCGCCGATGCCCGAATTCGAGGCAATGATCCGCGATGCCGGCTTCACCCAGACCAAGGTCGAGCCGCTGCTCGGCGGGCTTGTCGCGATCCATAGCGGCTGGAAGATTTGA